In a single window of the Luteolibacter yonseiensis genome:
- a CDS encoding beta strand repeat-containing protein, whose amino-acid sequence MKPRNPQFLPRTLMVCLAPLLACATAQAEVVFTNESNTNGVWTLPAGTNLLTGRAPVVTAATHEASSSSWDTVVDGTLGDAGGNATTSVTPNNGESVTFALDLTSKPEGHNITSFDSYCTWGNSGRDNQNYMLQYSTVANPSNFITISTVDLRTSNDRSTHTRLTDTSGFLATGVHSIKIIFDRQENGYVGYREFVLKDDSSVVCVDNRNRNDNANWSPLVGPNLLNGATATPAPAQPVHGGDTASSSWATVTDGVLGTTDAAGNIQSVTPNNGNTVTFPLDLAAKPAGYDITSFESYAAWGSNGRDDQRFTLEYSVVGAPTVFLPLTEVFNHTEYPPTDSPKKATRTRVTRSGGTPLALGVAAIRLTFHDQENGYCGYREFILRDTPPVITVVKESNNTNIWTFPTGTNLLANTLPKDPAFAAGSNHGATDNTNPDWAVLTDGSVGSAGNQLESVGPNNDTYVVFPLDISTNSKGYNLTSIDTYAAWANSGRDDQNYKVSYSTAEDPTVWIPIQTISNQTLPPVNATHTRIASTAGNVLGTHVGALRFDFAGQENSWVGFREFIALGSPVPLFTPLTWSGATNSTWDLTADNWKEGTASAPYNVLAPLSFDSSSNASNRNINIPSAINAAGMTFTNGVAAPYTFAGQTLTVANNISLEGAGNATFNNPVVAGGISISGTGSLTLGTNNDLTTSILVSNGSLNVASDSGVGTASVAVSGGIANFRSGQPVVASLSGTGGSVILGNSTSGTDTELYIGSSTSTSYEGAITDASATANGGLFKVGMGTLTLGGANTYTGITTVSEGALTFGKRNSLYNGDTTKWTGSNIIVSTLLTLRVGGTGEFTSADVAAIGTSGFAEEATLGLDSTSGNAVISNVIASSAPLSKLGVNSLSLSGTNTFTKGITVTQGTLVGANPDAPSFPSDVTVGNGTYDTFVNMAFDNQFGPDAVLRFNVGSGAINGKVQLRGTNQTVAGLESATTNRLGMIQNDEVGSPGYTEDPGSAWLTIDTDEDHVFNGFIRNQAGGSISVTKTGAGTQEFSNALIPTNFSYNGLTIIEEGTLRLNFRNANSGFSSPVTIEEGATFNLRGLEVNGGGFNFAPVIDGPGKLLVDGINAVRLTNNANTLTGGITVGSEVLESYYGFLALVGNGGAGAGDGEGQYCAAGAMIPSNVLTVNGGATLALDGIAPLGNSTMLAEFGPSIRINQGSLLSGGSGTVAFVPNLTLDGAEVRITGGGTAGDFNTNLAFVGTVVVPAGSSTRASRIFTDPAFLIGGATPSDNANVSLGSAASPGTVFDVADVTGNGDADLTVSSSLKDIRPLGVATASPLTKSGPGTMAITGDNSYTGDTRVLGGVLTVNGGSIPDSNKLVIDGGKLGLAGDETVGTLYYAGVQQIAGTYGSTASTAAFKDDTRFSGTGVLTVSNNPVTDPYLIWDDVIPNAADRDRGDDPDGDGFTNLQEYLFGTSPVASTGSLSTMEKSGTNLILRWCQRAPGNYVVQESETLAADSWSTSLVTPSNASDQGGLYSSDYVRKEVVIPISGSKKFIRVKATE is encoded by the coding sequence ATGAAACCCCGTAATCCTCAATTCCTCCCCCGGACCCTGATGGTCTGCCTCGCGCCATTGCTGGCCTGTGCCACGGCCCAGGCGGAGGTTGTCTTCACGAACGAGTCCAATACCAACGGAGTGTGGACGCTCCCCGCCGGAACGAACCTGCTCACCGGCCGCGCGCCGGTTGTCACCGCCGCCACCCACGAAGCGTCATCCAGCAGTTGGGATACCGTGGTCGACGGCACCTTGGGAGATGCCGGCGGAAATGCCACCACCAGCGTAACTCCCAACAATGGCGAGAGCGTCACATTCGCATTGGATCTCACCTCGAAACCGGAGGGGCATAACATCACCTCGTTCGATTCCTACTGCACGTGGGGGAACTCGGGACGGGACAACCAGAATTACATGCTCCAGTACTCCACTGTGGCGAATCCCAGCAATTTCATCACCATTTCCACGGTTGACCTGAGAACCAGCAACGACCGTTCCACCCACACCCGCCTGACGGACACCTCAGGCTTCCTCGCCACGGGCGTCCACTCGATCAAGATCATCTTCGACCGGCAGGAAAACGGCTATGTGGGCTATCGGGAGTTTGTTCTCAAGGACGACTCCAGCGTCGTCTGCGTGGACAACAGAAACCGCAATGACAATGCCAACTGGTCCCCGCTTGTCGGACCGAATCTGCTCAACGGGGCCACCGCCACACCCGCTCCCGCCCAACCGGTGCACGGCGGCGACACCGCCTCCTCCAGCTGGGCCACCGTGACCGACGGCGTGCTCGGGACGACGGATGCGGCGGGCAACATCCAGAGCGTGACACCGAATAATGGCAATACGGTCACGTTCCCATTGGATCTGGCGGCGAAACCCGCCGGCTACGACATCACCTCCTTCGAATCATACGCCGCATGGGGAAGCAACGGTCGTGATGACCAGAGGTTCACGCTCGAATACTCGGTCGTCGGCGCTCCCACGGTTTTCCTTCCTCTGACGGAGGTTTTCAACCACACGGAATATCCACCCACCGATTCTCCCAAAAAGGCGACACGGACCAGGGTCACCCGCAGCGGCGGAACTCCTCTGGCGCTTGGGGTGGCGGCCATCCGCCTGACGTTCCACGATCAGGAAAACGGCTATTGCGGCTATCGCGAGTTCATTCTTCGTGACACTCCTCCGGTGATCACCGTCGTCAAGGAGTCGAACAACACCAACATCTGGACCTTCCCCACCGGCACCAATCTTCTCGCAAACACCCTGCCGAAAGATCCCGCCTTCGCCGCCGGCAGCAACCACGGGGCGACGGACAATACGAATCCGGATTGGGCGGTGCTGACCGACGGTTCGGTCGGATCCGCAGGGAACCAGTTGGAAAGCGTCGGGCCGAACAATGACACCTATGTCGTTTTCCCGCTGGATATCTCCACCAACTCGAAAGGCTACAACCTGACCTCCATCGACACCTATGCCGCGTGGGCGAACAGCGGCAGGGATGACCAGAACTACAAGGTTTCCTATTCCACCGCGGAAGATCCGACGGTCTGGATTCCCATCCAGACGATCAGCAACCAGACGCTTCCTCCCGTCAACGCGACCCACACCCGGATCGCATCGACAGCTGGCAATGTGTTGGGAACCCATGTGGGCGCGCTGAGATTCGACTTCGCCGGCCAGGAGAACAGCTGGGTCGGCTTCCGCGAATTCATCGCCCTGGGCAGCCCGGTGCCGCTCTTCACCCCGCTCACCTGGTCGGGTGCCACCAATTCCACCTGGGATCTGACGGCGGACAACTGGAAGGAAGGAACCGCAAGCGCGCCTTACAATGTCCTGGCGCCGCTCAGCTTCGATAGCAGCAGCAACGCCTCCAACAGGAACATCAACATTCCGTCTGCGATCAATGCGGCCGGAATGACCTTCACCAACGGCGTCGCCGCTCCCTACACATTCGCGGGACAAACACTCACCGTTGCGAACAACATCTCCTTGGAAGGAGCCGGGAACGCCACGTTCAACAATCCGGTGGTCGCCGGCGGCATCTCGATTTCCGGAACCGGCAGCCTGACCCTGGGGACCAACAACGACCTCACCACCAGCATCCTCGTGAGCAACGGCTCGCTGAACGTTGCGAGTGACTCGGGTGTCGGCACCGCTTCGGTGGCTGTGTCCGGAGGCATCGCGAACTTCAGGTCCGGGCAACCGGTGGTTGCCAGCCTTTCGGGAACGGGTGGCTCGGTGATCCTCGGAAATTCCACCTCCGGAACGGATACGGAGCTCTACATCGGCAGCTCGACGTCCACCAGCTATGAGGGAGCCATCACGGATGCCTCGGCCACGGCGAACGGCGGCCTGTTCAAGGTGGGTATGGGAACGCTGACCCTGGGCGGTGCCAATACCTACACCGGAATAACGACGGTGAGCGAAGGAGCGCTCACCTTTGGGAAGCGCAACTCGCTCTATAACGGCGACACCACGAAATGGACCGGCTCCAACATCATCGTTTCAACACTGCTGACCCTCCGTGTGGGAGGGACCGGTGAGTTCACCAGCGCGGACGTCGCGGCGATCGGAACCAGCGGATTCGCGGAGGAAGCCACGCTGGGTCTGGATTCGACGAGCGGAAACGCGGTGATTTCGAATGTGATCGCCAGCTCCGCCCCGCTTTCCAAACTCGGGGTGAACAGCTTGTCCTTGTCGGGCACCAACACGTTCACCAAGGGAATCACCGTCACACAGGGAACACTTGTCGGAGCGAATCCTGACGCCCCTTCGTTCCCGAGCGACGTGACCGTGGGGAATGGCACCTATGACACGTTCGTGAACATGGCCTTCGACAACCAGTTCGGTCCGGACGCGGTGCTCAGGTTCAATGTCGGCAGCGGTGCGATCAACGGCAAGGTCCAGCTCCGTGGCACCAACCAGACGGTGGCGGGTCTTGAGAGCGCGACGACCAACCGCCTCGGAATGATCCAGAACGACGAAGTGGGATCTCCCGGCTACACGGAGGATCCGGGTTCCGCCTGGCTGACGATCGACACGGACGAGGATCATGTCTTCAACGGTTTCATCCGCAACCAGGCGGGAGGCTCCATCTCCGTCACCAAGACGGGAGCGGGAACTCAGGAATTCTCCAACGCGTTGATCCCGACGAACTTCAGCTACAATGGTCTGACGATCATCGAGGAAGGCACGCTCCGGTTGAACTTCAGGAATGCGAACAGCGGATTCTCGTCGCCTGTCACGATCGAGGAAGGCGCGACGTTCAACCTGCGCGGACTGGAGGTGAACGGAGGCGGATTCAACTTCGCGCCCGTCATCGACGGACCCGGCAAGCTGCTGGTGGATGGCATCAACGCGGTGCGGCTCACCAACAATGCCAACACCCTCACCGGCGGCATCACGGTTGGCTCCGAAGTCCTCGAGTCCTACTACGGATTCCTCGCGCTTGTCGGCAACGGCGGTGCGGGAGCCGGTGATGGCGAAGGACAGTATTGCGCGGCCGGCGCAATGATCCCGAGCAACGTGCTCACCGTCAACGGTGGTGCGACCCTGGCTCTGGATGGCATCGCCCCGCTTGGCAATTCAACCATGCTGGCGGAGTTCGGACCTTCGATCCGCATCAACCAGGGATCGCTCCTCAGCGGCGGAAGCGGCACGGTCGCCTTCGTGCCGAACCTCACGCTGGATGGCGCCGAGGTGAGGATCACCGGCGGCGGCACCGCGGGTGATTTCAATACGAACCTTGCCTTCGTCGGAACGGTGGTGGTTCCCGCCGGATCAAGCACCAGGGCGTCCCGTATCTTCACCGATCCGGCCTTCCTGATCGGTGGCGCGACTCCGAGTGACAATGCCAATGTCTCCCTCGGTTCCGCCGCGTCTCCCGGAACGGTCTTCGATGTGGCGGATGTCACGGGCAATGGCGATGCCGACCTCACCGTCAGCTCGTCGTTGAAAGACATCCGTCCGCTTGGTGTTGCTACGGCGTCACCGCTGACCAAGAGCGGTCCGGGAACGATGGCGATCACCGGAGACAATTCCTACACGGGTGACACCCGCGTTCTCGGTGGTGTGCTGACGGTGAACGGCGGCTCCATCCCGGACTCCAACAAGCTCGTCATCGATGGTGGCAAGCTCGGCCTCGCCGGGGATGAAACCGTGGGCACCTTGTATTACGCAGGGGTGCAGCAGATCGCCGGAACCTACGGCAGCACCGCTTCCACCGCGGCGTTCAAGGATGACACCCGTTTCTCCGGAACCGGAGTTCTGACCGTGAGCAACAATCCCGTGACGGATCCGTACCTGATCTGGGATGACGTGATTCCCAACGCCGCCGACCGCGACCGTGGGGATGATCCGGATGGCGACGGATTCACCAACCTTCAGGAATACCTCTTCGGCACTTCACCGGTCGCCAGCACCGGTTCGCTGTCCACCATGGAAAAATCCGGCACGAACCTGATCCTCCGCTGGTGCCAGCGCGCTCCCGGAAACTATGTGGTGCAGGAAAGCGAGACCCTGGCGGCGGATTCATGGTCCACCAGCCTGGTGACGCCTTCCAATGCGTCGGATCAAGGCGGCCTCTATTCGTCCGATTACGTCCGCAAGGAGGTGGTCATCCCGATCAGCGGCTCGAAGAAATTCATCCGCGTCAAGGCCACCGAATGA
- a CDS encoding lamin tail domain-containing protein — MIPHAILRSAARMAAFFPALLFADAVVTFNEVNYNPASNQDAEWLELHNQMAVNVDISGWRITEGIDYTFPNGTVIAGGGYMIVAKNPANPALTGIPGVRGPFSGSLSNSGETIELVSRSGRVMDHLEFGDVGAWPIAADGVGATLAKRAPGTDSEKASSWTASLTTGGTPAARNFPTPGVPIQHVFANTASAWRFNDTDAAPATGWTGAAFDDSTWAAGQPLFGTTTSSPVLTVTADLTSRYRAGAITGVSNGSTFSQWTDTATADGVSQNTSAGGNPTYRTDVTPSGEPVVRFDGNDEYRASQAPGISASSGFVYFIVCKANPGMANGDFFFDRDSTDFDYPLASLKVNDNRYEFQKRDDSNNGLGGPVSTSSIATDRFQIVAIRRNPAASRFEIWVDGVMEASTPDDGENLTPQPIVIGGHSTAGSSAGVPADIAELLVYKNELSDGDFLSVGAYLEARYGLATAFPDTAVKTGISSTAQTSYFRKSFNFSGDPGRTQLRLDQTTADGAVFYLNGQEISRTNLPPGEVAHGTAALSNIVQPAASGFQTVPSGALVTGTNVLSVSLHKAPGDNSAFFSALLEATETPVDPEAAPSLKLNEIAGTGDTAFFVEIINDSPAAISTAGYAIGISGGATHALAATSIPAGAVAGFTEAQLGFRPAAGDKIVLSAPGSRIADVRLAATTPGGRDRTSPGDWLRPAAATPGSANQFALNTDVVINEICYNAPDLAAIPGVPPVTGTLPLISYGTTWRYNQSGPALPANWAATAHAVGGGWQSGPGTLGYSTNGTLQSGLATVLTSPALNNPFVITYYFETDFTLSAPNAATLSALNLTHLLDDGAVFYLNGVELARVNMPGGAVTSGTVAGTGVANAVETGPITVAVPPGVAVAGSNRLSVEVHQNSTSSSDVVFGLQASATITSDPGSPAVPELASQQQWIELYNKGPVSVDLSGWKLSEGVGYTIPSGTTLAAGGYLVVAKDPALVSAAGPVLGPWSGSLSGSGERVVLSDAVGNPADSVSYVDGGRWPETADGGGNTLELRDARSDNSLPESWAASDETARRTWQTFTYQGVATASTVGPDGQWRDFVFGLLDEGEMLIDDITVTENPAGSPVQMISGGDFESGATGWRFLGNHSDARVVVDPANASNHALYLRATGATEHMHNHVEKTLQNGRSIVNGRTYRISFKARWISGCNKLNTRLYFNRLARTTTLARTEVLGTPGAVNSTAVTNVGPGFTRFTHSPAVPQPGEPVTVTARAGDVDGLGGLTLHYSPAGGAFVSVPMTPTGEDGTYAASIPGFSAASVVRFYVAATDGAQVPAISYFPAEGPSSHALYQVNDGLAATNGLHNIRIIMDPADKALLYRVNNLMSNGRIGCTVIYGEREIYYNTGVRLKSSQRGRQNSARVGFNLSFNDDQLFRGVHGTIAIDRSEGQITGAQEILYDHMMYASGGIPAECNDLVKVIAPDPAHTSTGILQMARFGSVFLDSQFEDGADGTVYEYELIYYPTTADANGYKLPQPDNVVGVGVTAMGDDKENYRWSYLTKNSEDKDDYSRIIAMTKQFDQSGATFDATVNDVLDVNQWLRALAYSCASGAGDSFFSNSGHNGQFYARPSDGRVLYFPHDMDYAYNATMSIFANTELQKLTANPARRRIYLGNLHDICTTVFNQSYMSAWTGHYGSLLPNENFSGHLGYINTRSNYILSAINAEIAPLAFSITTNGGADFSSTDTPVVISGKGWVNVKDIRLAGSGTTLGVTWTSSTEWSVVVPLNGGVNLIQLEALNYSGQVVGTDSVTVTNSGNTQLPSSGNLVISEIYYHPLANADAEYLELRNVSTATVDMSGLAITGISYVFPSGATLAPGARALLVKNQTAFQSVFGTGRPVTGVFISGSLANEGETLTLRRANGDLVLTMDYSDDPPWPTLADTAGYSIVLIAPFSNPDLSDPLSWRASVAPGGTPGTDDSVDFATWKAEHGNHADHLDADGDGLTTLMEYFVGGDPSVAEPGLAPTYALEAGGTALLSITRRADVAGLNLVPQRSENLRVWETAEKTAFVGNTRISGSPARERLTFRVSGPAGASRRFFRFAIH, encoded by the coding sequence ATGATCCCTCATGCCATCCTCCGTTCCGCCGCCCGCATGGCGGCGTTTTTTCCGGCACTTCTGTTTGCCGATGCCGTCGTCACTTTCAACGAGGTGAACTACAATCCCGCTTCGAACCAGGATGCCGAGTGGCTTGAGCTGCACAACCAGATGGCGGTGAATGTCGATATCTCCGGGTGGAGGATCACCGAAGGGATCGATTACACATTTCCCAATGGTACGGTCATCGCCGGGGGCGGCTACATGATCGTGGCGAAGAATCCCGCGAACCCGGCACTCACCGGCATCCCCGGAGTGCGGGGGCCGTTCTCCGGAAGCTTGTCGAACTCCGGAGAAACCATCGAACTCGTCAGCCGCTCCGGCCGGGTGATGGATCATCTGGAATTCGGCGACGTGGGTGCCTGGCCGATCGCCGCCGATGGGGTCGGTGCGACCCTCGCCAAACGCGCGCCCGGGACCGATTCGGAAAAAGCATCCAGCTGGACCGCAAGCCTCACGACCGGCGGAACCCCGGCAGCGAGGAACTTCCCCACGCCCGGAGTGCCGATCCAACACGTTTTCGCGAACACCGCTTCGGCATGGCGGTTCAATGACACGGATGCCGCCCCCGCCACCGGCTGGACCGGCGCCGCGTTCGACGACTCCACTTGGGCGGCCGGCCAGCCGCTTTTCGGCACCACGACCTCGTCGCCGGTGCTCACCGTCACCGCCGATCTGACCTCGAGATATCGCGCCGGTGCCATCACGGGAGTGTCCAACGGTTCGACATTCTCCCAATGGACGGACACCGCCACGGCCGACGGGGTTTCACAGAACACCTCCGCCGGAGGAAATCCGACCTACCGGACCGATGTCACACCGTCGGGAGAACCTGTCGTGCGCTTTGACGGAAATGATGAATACCGCGCGTCACAGGCACCCGGCATCTCCGCTTCGTCCGGTTTTGTCTATTTCATCGTCTGCAAGGCCAATCCGGGGATGGCGAATGGCGACTTCTTTTTCGATCGAGACAGCACTGACTTCGATTACCCGCTCGCATCCCTCAAGGTGAACGACAACCGCTATGAGTTCCAGAAACGGGATGATTCGAACAACGGCCTCGGCGGCCCTGTCTCCACCTCGTCCATCGCGACGGACAGGTTCCAGATCGTCGCGATCCGCAGGAATCCCGCCGCCTCCCGTTTTGAAATCTGGGTGGATGGCGTGATGGAGGCCAGCACCCCGGATGACGGTGAGAACCTGACTCCCCAGCCCATCGTCATCGGAGGCCACTCCACCGCGGGCAGCAGCGCGGGGGTTCCAGCGGACATCGCGGAACTGCTCGTTTATAAAAACGAACTGTCGGACGGCGATTTCCTATCCGTCGGGGCCTATCTCGAAGCCCGTTACGGCCTGGCCACCGCATTCCCCGATACGGCGGTGAAAACGGGAATCTCTTCGACAGCCCAAACCAGTTATTTCAGGAAGTCCTTCAATTTCTCGGGGGATCCCGGCCGCACACAACTCCGCCTCGATCAGACGACGGCGGATGGAGCGGTTTTCTATCTGAATGGTCAGGAGATTTCACGGACGAATCTCCCGCCGGGAGAGGTGGCTCATGGCACCGCCGCGCTTTCGAACATCGTCCAGCCTGCGGCGTCGGGTTTCCAAACGGTACCATCGGGCGCTCTGGTGACTGGAACAAACGTGCTCTCGGTATCGCTTCACAAGGCGCCGGGTGACAACAGCGCGTTTTTCTCCGCGCTACTGGAGGCGACGGAAACGCCCGTTGATCCCGAAGCCGCTCCCTCCCTGAAGTTGAACGAAATCGCCGGGACGGGCGACACTGCATTTTTCGTTGAAATCATCAACGACAGTCCCGCTGCCATTTCGACTGCTGGTTATGCTATCGGCATTTCGGGTGGAGCCACCCATGCGCTGGCCGCCACTTCCATCCCGGCGGGCGCGGTGGCGGGCTTCACCGAAGCACAACTGGGGTTCCGTCCGGCGGCGGGCGACAAGATCGTCCTGTCCGCTCCGGGTTCCAGAATCGCGGATGTGCGGCTGGCCGCCACCACTCCCGGCGGACGTGACCGGACTTCCCCGGGGGACTGGCTCAGGCCTGCTGCGGCGACTCCGGGAAGCGCGAACCAGTTCGCATTGAATACGGACGTCGTCATCAATGAAATATGTTACAATGCTCCCGATCTGGCAGCCATTCCCGGTGTGCCGCCCGTCACCGGCACGCTTCCGTTGATCTCCTATGGCACCACCTGGCGCTACAACCAAAGCGGACCCGCCCTGCCTGCGAATTGGGCGGCTACGGCACATGCCGTAGGTGGTGGCTGGCAGTCCGGACCCGGCACGCTCGGTTACTCGACGAACGGAACGCTCCAATCCGGCTTGGCCACGGTGCTGACCTCTCCCGCCCTGAACAATCCGTTCGTCATCACCTATTACTTTGAGACGGATTTCACCCTCAGCGCGCCGAACGCGGCGACCCTGTCCGCATTGAATCTCACGCATCTGCTGGATGACGGCGCGGTTTTCTATCTGAATGGCGTGGAGCTGGCGCGGGTCAACATGCCTGGCGGCGCGGTGACCTCCGGCACGGTGGCCGGCACCGGCGTCGCCAATGCCGTCGAGACGGGACCCATCACCGTCGCGGTTCCTCCTGGTGTCGCTGTCGCCGGTTCGAACAGGCTTTCGGTCGAGGTGCACCAGAACAGCACGAGCAGCAGCGATGTGGTATTCGGGCTCCAGGCTTCCGCAACCATCACTTCCGATCCGGGCAGCCCGGCGGTCCCGGAACTTGCCTCACAGCAGCAATGGATCGAATTATACAACAAGGGCCCGGTCTCCGTCGACCTGTCCGGGTGGAAACTGAGCGAAGGCGTCGGCTACACCATTCCCTCCGGAACAACCCTGGCTGCGGGAGGGTATCTGGTGGTGGCGAAGGATCCGGCGCTGGTTTCCGCGGCAGGGCCGGTGCTCGGTCCGTGGTCGGGCAGCTTGTCCGGAAGCGGCGAGCGTGTGGTGCTCTCGGACGCGGTGGGGAATCCAGCTGATTCCGTTTCCTATGTCGATGGAGGACGCTGGCCGGAGACAGCCGACGGCGGGGGGAATACCTTGGAACTCCGCGATGCGCGGTCGGACAATTCCCTTCCCGAGTCATGGGCCGCCAGTGATGAGACAGCCCGGCGCACCTGGCAGACCTTCACCTACCAGGGAGTCGCGACCGCCAGCACGGTGGGCCCGGATGGGCAGTGGCGGGACTTTGTTTTCGGTCTGCTGGATGAGGGAGAGATGCTGATCGACGACATCACGGTCACGGAAAATCCGGCTGGAAGCCCGGTTCAGATGATCAGTGGCGGAGACTTCGAAAGCGGAGCTACGGGCTGGCGTTTTCTTGGCAACCACAGCGACGCCCGTGTCGTCGTCGATCCGGCCAACGCCTCGAACCACGCGCTCTACCTGCGGGCCACCGGGGCCACCGAGCACATGCACAACCATGTGGAAAAGACGCTTCAGAACGGACGCTCGATCGTCAACGGCCGCACCTACCGGATTTCCTTCAAGGCCCGCTGGATCAGCGGCTGCAACAAGCTCAACACCCGCTTGTATTTCAACCGCCTGGCTCGGACCACCACCCTGGCCCGGACCGAGGTCCTCGGCACTCCGGGTGCGGTGAATTCCACCGCCGTGACGAATGTCGGCCCCGGCTTCACCCGGTTCACCCACTCGCCCGCCGTTCCGCAGCCGGGGGAGCCGGTCACCGTCACCGCCCGCGCGGGCGATGTGGACGGGCTGGGCGGCCTCACGCTTCATTATTCTCCGGCCGGCGGCGCGTTTGTCAGCGTGCCGATGACCCCCACGGGGGAGGATGGGACTTATGCCGCAAGCATTCCGGGATTTTCCGCAGCATCCGTGGTGCGTTTCTATGTGGCCGCCACCGACGGCGCGCAAGTTCCCGCGATCTCGTATTTCCCGGCGGAGGGCCCGTCGTCCCACGCGCTCTATCAGGTGAACGACGGTCTGGCCGCGACCAACGGCCTGCATAACATCCGCATCATCATGGATCCCGCCGACAAGGCCCTGCTTTACCGAGTGAACAACCTGATGAGCAACGGCCGCATCGGCTGCACCGTCATCTATGGTGAAAGGGAGATTTACTACAACACCGGCGTCCGGTTGAAAAGCAGCCAGCGCGGGCGGCAGAATTCCGCCCGTGTGGGATTCAATCTCTCGTTCAACGACGACCAGCTTTTCCGGGGTGTGCACGGCACGATCGCGATCGACCGTTCGGAGGGCCAGATCACCGGAGCACAGGAGATTCTCTATGATCACATGATGTATGCCAGCGGCGGCATTCCCGCGGAGTGCAATGATCTGGTGAAGGTCATCGCGCCGGATCCTGCGCACACCAGCACGGGCATCCTGCAGATGGCCCGCTTCGGGTCGGTCTTCCTGGATTCGCAGTTCGAGGATGGCGCGGACGGGACGGTTTACGAATATGAACTCATCTACTATCCGACCACGGCGGATGCGAATGGCTACAAGCTGCCGCAGCCGGACAATGTCGTCGGCGTGGGGGTGACCGCCATGGGGGACGACAAGGAGAACTACCGCTGGAGTTATCTGACGAAAAACAGCGAGGACAAGGATGACTACTCGCGGATCATCGCAATGACCAAACAGTTCGACCAGTCCGGCGCCACATTCGACGCCACCGTGAACGATGTGCTGGATGTGAACCAGTGGCTCCGTGCGCTGGCCTATTCCTGCGCCAGCGGGGCGGGGGATTCGTTTTTCTCGAACTCTGGTCACAACGGCCAGTTCTACGCCCGCCCGTCCGACGGGAGGGTTTTGTATTTCCCCCATGACATGGACTACGCGTATAACGCGACGATGTCGATTTTCGCCAATACCGAGTTGCAGAAACTCACGGCCAATCCGGCCCGGCGTCGTATCTATCTCGGCAACCTGCATGACATCTGCACGACGGTTTTCAACCAGTCCTACATGTCCGCATGGACGGGCCACTACGGCTCGCTGCTGCCAAACGAGAACTTTTCAGGACACCTGGGTTATATCAACACCCGGTCGAACTATATCCTTTCCGCCATCAACGCGGAAATCGCCCCGCTGGCGTTTTCCATCACGACCAATGGCGGTGCGGATTTCTCCTCCACGGACACGCCCGTCGTCATCTCGGGCAAGGGGTGGGTGAACGTGAAGGACATCCGCCTCGCGGGATCCGGCACCACTCTCGGCGTCACGTGGACATCGTCCACGGAATGGAGCGTGGTGGTCCCGCTCAACGGAGGGGTGAATCTCATCCAACTGGAAGCCTTGAACTATTCCGGGCAGGTGGTGGGGACGGACAGCGTCACGGTGACGAACAGCGGGAATACCCAGCTTCCTTCCAGCGGGAATCTGGTGATCTCGGAGATTTACTATCACCCGCTGGCGAATGCGGATGCTGAGTATCTCGAACTGAGGAATGTCTCAACCGCGACGGTGGACATGAGCGGCCTCGCCATCACCGGAATCTCCTATGTCTTCCCGAGTGGAGCCACCCTGGCCCCCGGCGCGAGGGCGTTGCTGGTGAAAAACCAGACAGCCTTCCAGTCTGTGTTCGGCACCGGCCGGCCGGTAACGGGTGTTTTCATCTCCGGCTCGCTCGCCAACGAGGGGGAGACCCTGACCCTCCGCCGCGCGAACGGAGATCTGGTCCTGACAATGGATTACAGTGATGATCCCCCGTGGCCGACCCTCGCGGACACCGCGGGTTATTCGATCGTTCTCATCGCACCTTTTTCAAATCCGGATCTGTCGGATCCCCTGAGCTGGCGCGCGAGTGTGGCACCCGGCGGTACGCCCGGCACGGATGATTCGGTCGATTTCGCGACGTGGAAAGCGGAGCATGGCAATCATGCCGATCATCTCGATGCCGATGGTGACGGGCTGACCACGCTGATGGAGTATTTCGTCGGTGGCGATCCATCCGTCGCCGAGCCAGGCCTTGCTCCGACCTATGCCCTGGAGGCGGGTGGCACGGCGCTGCTTTCCATCACGCGGCGTGCCGATGTGGCCGGACTCAATCTCGTGCCTCAGCGCTCGGAAAACCTCCGCGTCTGGGAAACTGCGGAAAAGACGGCGTTTGTTGGCAACACCCGTATCTCCGGTTCGCCCGCCCGCGAGCGGCTCACCTTCCGCGTGTCCGGTCCCGCAGGGGCCAGCCGCCGGTTTTTCCGGTTCGCCATCCACTAG